The following coding sequences are from one Longimicrobiaceae bacterium window:
- a CDS encoding FliI/YscN family ATPase, translated as MPSPELLVQRIADLPRFARFGRVTRVVGLVIEAAGVDVGLGELCRVTSLSEDRSILAEVVGFHERGVQLMPLGELDGLHPGSSVQPLGRSFGVDVGPGLLGRVLNGLGHPIDGKGRLEVAERMPLAAEPPNPLERQMVTEPFETGVRAIDGLLTLGRGQRVGIFAGSGVGKSTLLGMIARHATADVNVIALLGERGREVRDFLEHSLGEEGLARSVVVVATGDQAALVRARGALVATAIAEYFRDEGKQVLLMIDSVTRVAMAWREIGLAVGEPPTTKGYPPSVFASLPRLLERAGNGSRGGITGIYTVLVDGDDFNEPVADATRSILDGHLVLTRKLATAGHFPSIDVLESKSRVRDQVIGRDHRDAANLFLRLEAAYRDKEDLLLVGAYQKGSDRMVDTAVTLRDSMLSLLQQPPEESSSYEETTRMLTAVAAQGTAALAGKG; from the coding sequence ATGCCCTCTCCTGAGCTGCTCGTGCAGCGGATCGCCGACCTGCCGCGCTTCGCCCGCTTCGGGCGGGTGACCCGCGTGGTGGGGCTGGTGATCGAGGCGGCCGGCGTGGACGTCGGCCTGGGAGAGCTCTGCCGGGTCACCAGCCTGAGCGAGGATCGTTCGATCCTCGCCGAGGTGGTCGGCTTCCACGAGCGCGGGGTGCAGCTGATGCCGCTCGGCGAGCTCGACGGCCTGCACCCGGGGAGCAGCGTGCAGCCGCTGGGTCGCTCCTTTGGGGTGGACGTGGGACCGGGGCTCCTGGGCCGCGTGCTCAACGGGCTGGGTCACCCGATCGACGGGAAGGGAAGGCTCGAGGTGGCGGAGCGCATGCCGCTCGCCGCCGAGCCGCCCAATCCCCTCGAGCGCCAGATGGTCACGGAGCCGTTCGAGACCGGGGTGAGGGCGATCGACGGGCTGCTCACCCTGGGGCGCGGGCAGCGGGTCGGTATCTTCGCCGGGAGCGGCGTGGGCAAGAGCACGCTCCTGGGGATGATCGCCCGGCACGCCACCGCCGACGTCAACGTGATCGCGCTGCTGGGAGAGCGAGGCCGCGAGGTCCGCGACTTCCTCGAACATTCCCTCGGAGAGGAAGGGCTCGCCCGCTCGGTCGTGGTGGTCGCCACCGGCGACCAGGCGGCCCTGGTCCGCGCCCGGGGCGCCCTCGTTGCCACCGCCATCGCGGAATATTTCCGCGACGAGGGAAAGCAGGTGTTGTTGATGATCGACTCCGTGACTCGCGTGGCGATGGCCTGGCGCGAGATCGGTCTCGCCGTGGGCGAGCCGCCGACGACCAAAGGGTATCCGCCCTCCGTCTTCGCCTCGCTCCCGCGGCTTCTGGAGCGCGCCGGCAACGGCAGCCGCGGCGGGATCACCGGCATCTACACCGTCCTGGTGGATGGCGACGACTTCAATGAGCCGGTCGCCGACGCGACCCGTTCGATCCTGGACGGCCACCTGGTGCTGACGCGCAAGCTGGCCACCGCGGGCCACTTCCCCTCGATCGACGTGCTGGAGAGCAAGAGTCGGGTGCGCGACCAGGTGATCGGCCGCGATCACCGCGATGCGGCGAACCTCTTCCTGCGACTCGAGGCGGCATATCGCGACAAGGAAGACCTGCTGCTGGTGGGCGCCTATCAGAAAGGCTCCGACCGGATGGTGGACACCGCGGTTACCCTGCGTGATTCGATGCTGTCGCTCCTCCAGCAGCCCCCCGAGGAGAGCTCGTCCTACGAAGAAACGACGCGCATGCTCACCGCCGTCGCGGCTCAGGGTACGGCGGCGCTGGCCGGGAAAGGTTGA
- the fliJ gene encoding flagellar export protein FliJ, with protein MMFRFRLQRVLDLRVQSEQEAATRLAEARSEEEAARQERLRLEAARIEGMEKAAAASSLSPTIGQLQNLRFLVDRLTQEIAATEDEIAAAEADVREKLEAYSTAFRERQMIDKLREKALDAHRDEETNADRKLMDSVAIARFVRTRATRAPRGS; from the coding sequence ATGATGTTCAGGTTCAGGCTGCAGCGAGTGCTCGATCTGCGGGTGCAGAGCGAACAGGAGGCGGCGACTCGCCTGGCGGAAGCGCGCAGCGAAGAGGAGGCGGCCAGGCAGGAGCGGCTTCGGCTGGAAGCGGCGCGCATCGAAGGGATGGAGAAGGCGGCCGCGGCTTCGAGTCTGAGCCCGACCATCGGGCAGCTCCAGAATCTGCGCTTCCTGGTCGATCGGCTGACCCAGGAGATCGCCGCGACGGAGGACGAGATCGCGGCGGCGGAGGCCGACGTGCGCGAGAAGCTGGAGGCCTACTCGACTGCGTTCCGCGAGCGCCAGATGATCGACAAGCTCCGGGAGAAGGCGCTCGACGCACACCGCGACGAGGAGACGAACGCCGACCGCAAGCTGATGGACAGCGTAGCAATCGCTCGTTTCGTCCGTACCCGCGCGACGCGCGCGCCGAGGGGCAGCTGA
- a CDS encoding flagellar hook assembly protein FlgD, which produces MINGVTTAASGVGATAAATAVSKPNGAMGKEEFLKLFVAQMKNQDPLNPMEGQELAAQLAQFSSVEQLINLNQQLEAQADASASMIRALQNGSAANLIGREVYADGDALVVSEGGAGSVTVDVANSGGTGVLRIFDLSGKEVGSRELGSVPGGRRTIELGSAAEGLAPGGYTYKVELVDADGTAVPVQTYSHGTVDGIRYHADGPYLTSGPMLIPLGSVVEVVQGQ; this is translated from the coding sequence GTGATCAACGGGGTGACCACCGCCGCATCCGGGGTCGGAGCCACGGCAGCCGCCACCGCGGTCAGCAAGCCGAACGGCGCGATGGGCAAGGAGGAGTTCCTGAAGCTCTTCGTCGCCCAGATGAAGAACCAGGATCCGCTGAATCCGATGGAGGGCCAGGAGCTCGCCGCGCAGCTCGCGCAGTTCTCCTCGGTGGAACAGCTCATCAACCTCAACCAGCAGCTCGAGGCGCAGGCCGACGCCTCCGCCTCGATGATCCGGGCGCTGCAGAACGGCTCGGCCGCCAACCTCATCGGGCGCGAGGTCTACGCCGATGGCGATGCGCTGGTGGTCTCCGAGGGGGGTGCCGGGTCGGTGACGGTGGACGTGGCGAACAGCGGGGGCACCGGTGTCCTGCGCATCTTCGACCTGTCGGGCAAGGAAGTCGGCAGCCGCGAGCTGGGCTCGGTTCCGGGCGGACGCCGCACGATCGAGCTCGGCTCGGCGGCGGAAGGGCTCGCCCCCGGTGGCTACACCTACAAGGTCGAGCTGGTGGACGCGGACGGTACGGCGGTGCCGGTGCAGACCTACAGCCACGGAACGGTCGACGGGATCCGCTATCATGCGGACGGTCCCTATCTCACCTCCGGACCGATGCTGATCCCGCTGGGATCGGTGGTTGAGGTGGTGCAGGGGCAGTAG
- a CDS encoding flagellar hook protein FlgE, translating into MMRSLLSAVSGMRNHQVRMDVIGNNVANVNTTAYKASRATFKESFSQLVQSAGMPTNDSGGTNPKQIGTGVELGSVDTIFTQGNFDATGVRTDLMVQGDAFFVVAQGNQRLFTRAGNFQIDADGYLVHPTNGYRLQGRMAVDGVLQGGVTDVRIPFGLRSPARATTEFAIGGNLDATADPNTTVSSSITVYDSLGERHEVEITFTKTANPNEWTYTISSATATVDANGSGTLLFNNDGTLDVAGSTIPEPLQLTPNSGQADQLQINLVEGDGSMTSLTQMRGPSSPLLHSQDGYSMGDLIDYSIDERGVVTGTFTNGHSLTLAQIALADFNNPAGLMRMGDNMYSTSPNSGDAQVSFAGEGSQSSISSGGLEMSNVDLAQEFTRMIVTQRGFQAAGRVITSADEMLQEVVNLKR; encoded by the coding sequence ATGATGCGTTCGCTTCTCTCCGCCGTCTCCGGAATGCGGAACCACCAGGTCCGGATGGACGTGATCGGGAACAACGTGGCCAACGTCAACACCACCGCCTACAAGGCGAGCCGGGCCACCTTCAAGGAGAGCTTCTCCCAGCTCGTGCAGAGCGCGGGGATGCCGACCAACGACTCGGGCGGGACGAACCCCAAGCAGATCGGTACCGGGGTCGAGCTGGGCAGCGTCGACACGATCTTCACCCAGGGCAACTTCGATGCGACCGGCGTCAGGACCGACCTGATGGTCCAGGGCGACGCCTTTTTCGTGGTGGCGCAGGGGAACCAGCGGCTCTTCACGCGGGCTGGAAACTTCCAGATCGACGCCGACGGCTATCTGGTCCACCCGACCAACGGCTACCGTCTGCAGGGTCGAATGGCGGTGGACGGGGTGCTGCAGGGTGGTGTGACCGACGTGCGCATCCCCTTCGGGCTGCGCTCCCCTGCCCGCGCGACGACCGAGTTTGCCATCGGCGGTAACCTGGACGCGACAGCGGACCCAAATACGACGGTGTCTTCCAGCATCACCGTTTACGACAGCCTGGGAGAGCGGCACGAGGTGGAGATCACCTTCACGAAGACCGCGAACCCGAACGAGTGGACCTACACGATCTCCTCCGCGACCGCGACGGTCGACGCGAACGGTTCCGGAACGCTCCTGTTCAACAATGATGGCACGCTGGACGTGGCCGGGTCCACCATCCCTGAGCCCCTACAGCTGACGCCAAACAGCGGTCAGGCGGATCAGCTCCAGATCAACCTGGTGGAGGGCGACGGGTCGATGACCAGCCTCACCCAGATGCGTGGTCCGTCCAGCCCGCTGCTCCACAGCCAGGACGGATACTCGATGGGCGATCTGATCGACTATTCGATCGACGAGCGCGGCGTGGTGACCGGAACCTTCACCAACGGCCACTCGCTCACGCTGGCGCAGATCGCTCTGGCGGACTTCAACAACCCCGCCGGGCTCATGCGGATGGGCGACAACATGTACTCGACTTCGCCCAACTCCGGCGATGCGCAGGTGAGCTTCGCCGGCGAGGGGAGTCAGTCCTCCATCTCCAGCGGGGGTCTCGAGATGTCGAACGTCGACCTGGCACAGGAGTTCACCCGCATGATCGTCACCCAGCGCGGCTTCCAGGCCGCCGGCCGGGTGATCACCAGCGCCGACGAGATGCTGCAGGAGGTCGTCAACCTCAAGCGGTAG
- a CDS encoding flagellar basal body-associated FliL family protein has translation MADEKEKDAAPKRGGKKMILAIVLLVGAVAGGGAGAVFAGPLLAEMILGPAGAPVAEARTSGEGEHGESDGHGAVGAATYLVDNLVLNPAGSNGTRFLMATVAFDLEQAEAAAQMGARDAQVRDALLSVLGHKTVEQLTDITARDSLKSELKDAVSGFFPEGTIRAIYLPQFVIQ, from the coding sequence ATGGCCGACGAGAAAGAAAAGGACGCCGCGCCGAAGCGCGGCGGGAAGAAGATGATCCTGGCCATCGTGCTGCTGGTGGGCGCGGTGGCGGGCGGTGGAGCGGGGGCCGTCTTCGCGGGCCCCCTGCTGGCGGAGATGATCCTGGGGCCCGCGGGCGCACCCGTCGCTGAAGCGCGGACGAGCGGGGAAGGGGAGCACGGGGAATCGGATGGTCATGGCGCCGTCGGGGCAGCCACGTATCTGGTCGACAATCTCGTCCTCAACCCGGCCGGATCGAATGGCACGCGCTTCCTGATGGCGACCGTCGCCTTCGACCTCGAGCAGGCCGAGGCGGCCGCCCAGATGGGGGCGCGCGACGCCCAGGTGCGTGATGCTCTGCTCAGCGTGCTCGGCCACAAGACCGTCGAGCAGCTCACCGACATCACCGCTCGTGACAGCCTGAAGAGCGAGCTGAAGGACGCCGTATCCGGATTCTTCCCCGAGGGAACGATCCGGGCGATCTACCTCCCACAGTTCGTCATCCAATAA